One Halomonas sp. THAF5a genomic region harbors:
- the cysT gene encoding sulfate ABC transporter permease subunit CysT, translating into MSQRAARLALPLSGRPRRVLPGFGLSLGISLTFVSLVLLLPLTGLVGQLAGLSLGEYWAIISEGRVVASYLTTLGAAAVAALVNAAFGLLLAWVLVRYDFPGKRALDALMDLPFALPTAVAGITLATLYSSNGWMGRTLAPLGLEVAYTWVGIALAMAFTSIPFVVRTVQPILEDLPHEVDEAAMTLGARDGVAFRRVILPHLWPALVTGTGLAFVRSLGEFGAVIFIAGNMPYETEITSLMIFVKLQEYDYVGASAIASVVLATSLALLLAINLWQGRFIRRLHGGS; encoded by the coding sequence ATGAGTCAACGCGCCGCGCGCCTGGCCCTGCCCTTGTCCGGCCGCCCCCGGCGGGTGCTGCCGGGCTTCGGGCTCTCGCTCGGCATCAGCCTGACCTTCGTCTCGCTGGTGCTGCTGCTGCCGCTGACCGGCCTGGTGGGCCAGCTGGCCGGCCTGTCGCTCGGCGAGTACTGGGCCATCATCAGCGAGGGGCGGGTGGTCGCCAGCTACCTGACCACCCTCGGTGCCGCCGCGGTGGCGGCGCTGGTCAACGCCGCCTTCGGCCTGCTGCTGGCCTGGGTGCTGGTGCGCTACGACTTCCCCGGCAAGCGCGCCCTGGACGCGCTGATGGACCTGCCCTTCGCCCTGCCCACCGCGGTGGCCGGCATCACCCTGGCGACCCTCTACTCAAGCAACGGCTGGATGGGCCGGACGCTCGCCCCGCTGGGCCTGGAGGTGGCCTACACCTGGGTGGGCATCGCCCTGGCCATGGCCTTCACCAGCATCCCCTTCGTGGTGCGCACGGTGCAGCCGATCCTCGAGGACCTGCCCCACGAGGTCGACGAGGCGGCCATGACCCTGGGGGCCCGGGACGGCGTCGCCTTCCGGCGGGTGATCCTGCCGCACCTGTGGCCGGCGCTGGTCACCGGCACCGGGCTCGCCTTCGTGCGCTCGCTGGGCGAGTTCGGCGCGGTGATCTTCATCGCCGGCAACATGCCCTACGAGACCGAGATCACCTCGCTGATGATCTTCGTCAAGCTGCAGGAGTATGACTACGTGGGCGCCTCGGCCATCGCCTCGGTGGTGCTCGCCACCTCGCTCGCGCTGCTGCTGGCCATCAACCTGTGGCAGGGGCGCTTCATCCGCCGCCTGCACGGAGGCTCCTGA
- the ggt gene encoding gamma-glutamyltransferase has protein sequence MPHRLVFPLGAGLLAGTLLVAPPLLAQPAILEGERFHPQEGAEGMVATSHFLASRVAHDVLAAGGNAVDAAVTAGFALAVTQPRSGNIGGGGFMLISDEKSDEVIAIDYRETAPAAATETMFQDEDGNAVSEWSRFTHRAAGVPGTVAGLALALEEYGTLSLAEALAPAIRLAEEGFEVPQRFVDGVSATRERLTKWDSTQAMFFKEDGSPYEVGDIFRQPDLAATLKRIAEQGAREFYEGETAELIVAEMERHDGLITREDLAGYQPVVREPSHGNYRGYDVYAMSPPSSGGAHIVQMLNILEAYDIGEMGFGAANTMHVMAEAMKRAYADRSEYLGDTDFVDVPLEGITSEGYADELRAEIAMDRATPSADIAPGKPLPYESNETTHFSIADDGGLAVSNTYTINFSYGSGIAVDGAGFLLNNEMDDFSAKPGVPNAYGLIGGAANKIEPGKRMLSSMTPTIVKQDGKNFLITGSPGGSRIITTTLQVLMNVIDHDMNIQSAVSAPRLHHQWLPDELRIEAGFSPDTLELLEGKGHTISQESAMGAAQSIVIEDGRFYGGADPRRSTSSAMGL, from the coding sequence ATGCCCCATCGTCTTGTGTTCCCGCTGGGTGCCGGCCTGCTCGCCGGCACGCTGCTCGTCGCCCCGCCGCTGCTCGCCCAGCCGGCCATCCTCGAGGGCGAACGCTTCCATCCCCAGGAGGGTGCCGAGGGCATGGTGGCGACCAGCCACTTCCTCGCCTCCCGGGTCGCCCACGATGTGCTCGCCGCCGGCGGCAACGCCGTGGACGCCGCCGTCACCGCGGGCTTCGCCCTGGCCGTCACCCAGCCCCGCTCCGGCAACATCGGCGGCGGCGGCTTCATGCTGATCTCCGATGAAAAGAGCGACGAGGTGATCGCCATCGACTACCGGGAGACGGCCCCGGCGGCCGCCACCGAGACCATGTTCCAGGATGAGGACGGCAACGCCGTCTCCGAATGGTCGCGCTTCACCCACCGCGCCGCCGGCGTGCCCGGCACCGTGGCGGGTCTCGCCCTGGCGCTGGAAGAGTACGGCACCCTGAGCCTGGCCGAAGCCCTGGCGCCGGCGATCCGCCTGGCCGAGGAGGGCTTCGAGGTACCCCAGCGCTTCGTCGACGGCGTGAGCGCGACCCGCGAGCGACTGACGAAGTGGGACTCGACCCAGGCGATGTTCTTCAAGGAGGACGGCAGCCCCTACGAGGTCGGGGACATCTTCCGCCAGCCGGACCTCGCCGCGACCCTCAAGCGCATCGCCGAGCAGGGCGCCCGGGAGTTCTACGAGGGCGAGACGGCCGAGCTGATCGTCGCCGAGATGGAACGCCACGACGGCCTGATCACCCGCGAGGACCTGGCCGGCTACCAGCCGGTGGTCCGCGAGCCGAGCCACGGCAACTACCGCGGCTACGACGTCTACGCCATGAGCCCGCCCTCCTCCGGCGGGGCGCACATCGTACAGATGCTCAACATCCTCGAGGCCTACGACATCGGCGAGATGGGCTTCGGCGCGGCCAACACCATGCACGTGATGGCCGAGGCGATGAAGCGCGCCTACGCCGATCGCTCGGAGTACCTGGGGGACACCGACTTCGTCGACGTGCCCCTCGAGGGCATCACCTCCGAGGGCTACGCCGACGAGCTGCGCGCCGAGATCGCCATGGATCGCGCCACGCCGAGCGCCGATATCGCCCCGGGCAAGCCGCTGCCTTATGAATCCAACGAGACCACCCACTTCTCCATCGCCGACGACGGCGGGCTGGCGGTCTCCAACACCTACACCATCAACTTCAGCTACGGCTCGGGGATCGCCGTGGACGGCGCGGGTTTCCTGCTCAACAACGAGATGGACGACTTCTCCGCCAAGCCCGGGGTGCCCAACGCCTACGGCCTGATCGGCGGCGCGGCCAACAAGATCGAGCCCGGCAAGCGCATGCTGTCGTCGATGACCCCGACCATCGTCAAGCAGGACGGCAAGAACTTCCTGATCACCGGCAGCCCCGGGGGCTCGCGGATCATCACCACCACCCTGCAGGTGCTGATGAACGTCATCGACCACGACATGAACATCCAGTCGGCGGTCAGCGCCCCGCGCCTGCACCACCAGTGGCTGCCCGACGAGCTGCGCATCGAGGCGGGCTTCAGCCCCGATACCCTGGAGCTGCTCGAGGGCAAGGGCCACACCATCAGCCAGGAGTCCGCCATGGGTGCCGCCCAGTCGATCGTGATCGAGGACGGCCGCTTCTACGGCGGCGCCGACCCGCGACGCTCCACCTCCTCCGCCATGGGGCTCTAG
- a CDS encoding YajG family lipoprotein translates to MQRRRLLRACALLLAAGWLAGCASPHYLQLDPRRTAAVPQTGSGQAVTVTAVDGRDSEVLGTRTGSAMSTAVITVNAHELVPALQAEAERAVREMGFTPTTERAEGRPSLTLTLDHLGYKRGESRPFIDEARLEAVLVAEAVNAGTTYTGTYTSRRTQGYALRPDKDANTRMVNDLISDGLDRAFRDPELGRLLAR, encoded by the coding sequence ATGCAGCGTCGACGCCTCCTTCGGGCCTGCGCCCTGCTTCTCGCCGCCGGCTGGCTGGCCGGCTGCGCCAGCCCCCACTACCTGCAGCTCGATCCCCGACGCACGGCCGCCGTGCCCCAGACGGGCAGCGGCCAGGCCGTGACGGTGACGGCCGTGGACGGCCGTGACAGCGAGGTGCTCGGCACCCGCACCGGCAGCGCCATGTCCACCGCGGTGATCACCGTCAACGCCCACGAGCTGGTGCCCGCGCTGCAGGCCGAGGCCGAGCGCGCGGTACGCGAGATGGGCTTTACCCCCACCACCGAGCGCGCCGAGGGGCGGCCCAGCCTGACGCTGACCCTCGATCACCTGGGCTACAAGCGCGGCGAGAGCCGTCCCTTCATCGACGAGGCGCGCCTCGAGGCGGTGCTCGTCGCCGAGGCGGTCAATGCCGGCACCACCTACACCGGCACCTATACCTCGCGCCGCACCCAGGGCTACGCCCTGCGCCCCGACAAGGACGCCAACACCCGGATGGTCAACGACCTCATCTCCGACGGCCTGGATCGTGCCTTCCGCGACCCGGAGCTCGGGCGCCTGCTGGCGCGCTGA
- the cysW gene encoding sulfate ABC transporter permease subunit CysW, producing the protein MQRIGDAPALRRLLIGAAVALAALFLLLPLVAIFAQAFAQGLGTFWTNVSDTYTLAAIGLTLFVTALTIPINLVFGVMLAWLVTRFAFPGRRLLQTLIDIPFAISPVVAGLVYLLLYGRNGWLGGWLDAHDIQLMFAWPGILMVTVFVTCPFVARELIPLMQAQGSREEEAAVTLGASGFTLFRRVTLPNIRWALLYGVILTNARAVGEFGAVSVVSGAIRGQTNTLPLHVELLYQDYNTVGAFASAALLALIALFTLAAKAGLEWRAARREALA; encoded by the coding sequence ATGCAACGCATCGGTGATGCACCGGCCCTGCGCCGCCTGCTGATCGGCGCCGCGGTGGCACTCGCGGCGCTGTTCCTGCTGCTGCCGCTGGTGGCGATCTTCGCCCAGGCCTTCGCCCAGGGCCTCGGCACCTTCTGGACCAACGTCAGCGACACCTACACCCTGGCCGCCATCGGCCTGACGCTCTTCGTCACCGCCCTGACCATCCCCATCAACCTGGTGTTCGGGGTGATGCTGGCCTGGCTGGTGACCCGCTTCGCCTTTCCGGGCCGGCGCCTGCTGCAGACCCTGATCGACATCCCCTTCGCCATCTCGCCGGTGGTGGCGGGCCTGGTCTACCTGCTGCTCTACGGCCGCAACGGCTGGCTCGGCGGCTGGCTCGACGCCCACGACATCCAGCTGATGTTCGCCTGGCCGGGCATCCTGATGGTCACCGTCTTCGTCACCTGCCCCTTCGTCGCCCGGGAGCTGATCCCGCTGATGCAGGCCCAGGGCTCCCGGGAGGAGGAGGCGGCGGTGACGCTCGGCGCCTCGGGCTTCACGCTGTTTCGCCGGGTCACCCTGCCCAACATCCGCTGGGCGCTGCTCTACGGGGTGATCCTGACCAACGCCCGGGCGGTGGGCGAGTTCGGCGCGGTCTCGGTGGTCTCCGGGGCGATCCGCGGCCAGACCAACACCCTGCCGCTGCACGTCGAGCTGCTGTATCAGGACTACAACACCGTGGGCGCCTTCGCCAGCGCCGCCCTGCTGGCCCTGATCGCCCTGTTCACCCTGGCCGCCAAGGCCGGCCTGGAGTGGCGCGCCGCGCGCCGGGAGGCCCTCGCATGA
- a CDS encoding PhoH family protein produces the protein MSQPSSQANRIITLNLEPNDPRRLANLCGQRDEHLKLVEARLGITLRNRGNIFQLAGPAHRVKAAANVLEHLYRETEASDLEPDTVHLFLQESGLEALDEEEGDEASDDVLLRTPRAVIKPRGLNQQGYVQSIRAHDINFGIGPAGTGKTYLAVAAAVEALNQQEVRRILLVRPAVEAGEKLGFLPGDLAQKIDPYLRPLYDALYEMIGFEQVAKLIERQVIEIAPLAYMRGRTLNNAFIILDESQNTTREQMKMFLTRIGFGSTAVITGDVTQVDLPRGQTSGLIQVLDVLKGTPGIGVTHFAAKDVVRHPLVQRIIEAYDHFEAEQEEQARARREAREQEREAIRQERRERQDERGDV, from the coding sequence TTGAGCCAGCCATCTTCTCAGGCCAACCGCATCATCACCCTGAACCTGGAACCCAACGACCCGCGCCGCCTGGCCAACCTCTGCGGCCAGCGCGATGAGCATCTCAAGCTGGTCGAGGCCCGGCTGGGCATCACCCTGCGCAACCGCGGCAACATCTTCCAGCTCGCCGGGCCCGCCCACCGCGTCAAGGCCGCCGCCAACGTGCTGGAGCACCTCTACCGGGAGACCGAGGCCAGCGACCTCGAGCCCGACACGGTCCACCTCTTCCTCCAGGAGTCCGGGCTCGAGGCGCTGGACGAGGAAGAGGGCGACGAGGCCAGCGACGACGTCCTGCTGCGCACCCCGCGGGCGGTGATCAAGCCCCGCGGCCTCAACCAGCAGGGCTACGTCCAGAGCATCCGTGCCCACGACATCAACTTCGGCATCGGCCCCGCCGGCACCGGCAAGACCTACCTGGCCGTGGCCGCCGCGGTGGAGGCGCTCAACCAGCAGGAGGTGCGTCGCATCCTGCTGGTGCGCCCGGCCGTGGAGGCCGGCGAGAAGCTCGGCTTCCTGCCCGGGGACCTGGCCCAGAAGATCGATCCCTACCTGCGTCCGCTCTACGACGCCCTCTACGAGATGATCGGCTTCGAGCAGGTGGCCAAGCTGATCGAGCGCCAGGTGATCGAGATCGCCCCGCTGGCCTACATGCGCGGGCGCACCCTCAACAACGCCTTCATCATCCTCGACGAGAGCCAGAACACCACCCGCGAGCAGATGAAGATGTTCCTGACCCGCATCGGCTTCGGCTCCACGGCGGTGATCACCGGCGACGTGACCCAGGTCGACCTGCCCCGCGGCCAGACCTCGGGGCTGATCCAGGTGCTCGACGTGCTCAAGGGCACGCCGGGGATCGGCGTGACCCACTTCGCCGCCAAGGACGTGGTGCGCCACCCCCTAGTCCAGCGCATCATCGAGGCCTACGACCACTTCGAGGCGGAGCAGGAGGAGCAGGCGCGCGCCAGGCGTGAGGCCCGCGAGCAGGAGCGCGAGGCCATCCGCCAGGAGCGCCGCGAGCGCCAGGACGAGCGGGGCGACGTGTGA
- the miaB gene encoding tRNA (N6-isopentenyl adenosine(37)-C2)-methylthiotransferase MiaB: MAKKLFIKTHGCQMNEYDSARMADLLGESHQLELTDDERDADVILLNTCSIREKAQEKVFHQLGRWKKLKEANPELVIGVGGCVASQEGEALRKRAPHVDMVFGPQTLHRVPSMLDARADDKISVVDVTFPEVEKFDHLPQPSSDGATAFVSIMEGCSKYCTFCVVPYTRGEEVSRPFEAVMDEVIHLADQGVREINLLGQNVNAYRGENRLGDEIDLAELIACVAAVEGIDRIRFTTSHPVEFSDSLIEAYGEIPELVSHLHLPVQAGSDRVLAAMKRGHTVEEYVAKMERIRALRPDISFSSDFIIGFPGETAEDFASTMDLIHRIGFDHSFSFVYSARPGTPAAGLEDDTPESVKKQRLAILQERINQQAMQISRRMVGTTQRILVTGFSPKDPGQLSGRTENNRVVNFRAANPFELIGYFVDVEITEALPNSLRGELASPERF; this comes from the coding sequence ATGGCGAAGAAACTCTTCATCAAGACGCACGGCTGCCAGATGAACGAGTACGATTCCGCGCGCATGGCGGATCTGCTCGGCGAATCCCACCAGCTCGAGCTCACCGACGACGAGCGCGATGCCGACGTCATCCTGCTCAACACCTGCTCCATCCGCGAGAAGGCCCAGGAGAAGGTCTTCCATCAGCTCGGCCGCTGGAAGAAGCTCAAGGAGGCCAACCCGGAGCTGGTGATCGGCGTGGGCGGCTGCGTGGCCAGCCAGGAGGGCGAGGCCCTGCGCAAGCGCGCGCCCCATGTGGACATGGTGTTCGGTCCCCAGACCCTGCACCGGGTGCCGAGCATGCTCGACGCGCGGGCCGACGACAAGATCTCGGTGGTCGACGTCACCTTCCCCGAGGTCGAGAAGTTCGACCACCTGCCCCAGCCAAGCTCCGACGGCGCCACCGCCTTCGTCTCGATCATGGAGGGCTGCTCCAAGTACTGCACCTTCTGCGTGGTGCCCTACACCCGCGGCGAGGAGGTCTCGCGCCCCTTCGAGGCGGTGATGGACGAGGTCATCCACCTGGCCGACCAGGGCGTGCGCGAGATCAACCTGCTGGGCCAGAACGTCAACGCCTACCGCGGCGAGAACCGGCTCGGCGACGAGATCGACCTGGCCGAGCTGATCGCCTGCGTGGCCGCCGTCGAGGGCATCGACCGCATCCGCTTCACCACCTCGCACCCGGTGGAGTTCTCGGACAGCCTGATCGAGGCCTACGGCGAGATCCCGGAGCTGGTCAGCCACCTCCACCTGCCGGTGCAGGCGGGCTCCGACCGGGTGCTCGCCGCCATGAAGCGCGGCCACACGGTGGAGGAGTACGTCGCCAAGATGGAGCGCATCCGCGCCCTGCGCCCCGACATCAGCTTCTCCTCGGACTTCATCATCGGCTTCCCCGGCGAGACCGCCGAGGACTTCGCCTCGACCATGGACCTGATCCATCGCATCGGCTTCGATCACTCCTTCAGCTTCGTCTACTCGGCGCGCCCCGGCACCCCGGCGGCCGGCCTCGAGGACGACACCCCGGAGAGCGTCAAGAAGCAGCGCCTGGCGATCCTCCAGGAGCGCATCAATCAGCAGGCCATGCAGATCAGCCGGCGGATGGTGGGCACCACCCAGCGCATCCTGGTCACCGGCTTCTCGCCCAAGGACCCGGGCCAGCTCTCGGGGCGCACCGAGAACAACCGCGTGGTCAACTTCCGCGCCGCCAACCCCTTCGAGCTGATCGGCTACTTCGTCGACGTCGAGATCACCGAGGCGCTGCCCAACTCCCTGCGCGGCGAGCTCGCCTCCCCCGAGCGCTTCTGA
- a CDS encoding thiopurine S-methyltransferase, with amino-acid sequence MTDDWLKRWEEGRIGFHRDAPHPALVRHWPALKVRAGTKVLVPLCGKSLDMRWLARRDHPVLGIELAEAAIAQFVAEGRGDVTRYHQDGFDVCRQGSVELWRGDFFHFHIDQAAEIGAFYDRAALIALPEATRQRYAFHLAQLLPPGSRGLLISLTRDPGGPPYSVDAEEVRALFAPNFRVTHLEDGEPEPGSGFRESIWALERRGPPTA; translated from the coding sequence ATGACGGACGACTGGCTCAAGCGCTGGGAGGAGGGGCGCATCGGTTTCCACCGCGATGCGCCCCACCCGGCCCTCGTTCGCCACTGGCCCGCGCTGAAGGTGCGGGCCGGGACCAAGGTGCTGGTGCCGCTGTGCGGCAAGAGCCTCGACATGCGCTGGCTGGCGAGGCGCGACCACCCGGTGCTCGGCATCGAGCTCGCCGAGGCGGCCATCGCCCAGTTCGTCGCCGAGGGCCGGGGGGATGTCACCCGCTACCACCAGGATGGCTTCGATGTCTGTCGCCAGGGCAGCGTGGAGCTGTGGCGGGGGGACTTCTTCCACTTCCATATCGATCAGGCCGCCGAGATCGGCGCCTTCTACGATCGGGCCGCGCTGATCGCGCTGCCCGAGGCCACCCGCCAGCGCTACGCCTTCCACCTGGCGCAGCTGCTGCCGCCGGGGAGCCGGGGCCTGCTGATCAGCCTGACCCGGGACCCGGGCGGGCCGCCCTACAGCGTCGATGCCGAGGAGGTGCGGGCGCTCTTCGCCCCCAACTTCCGCGTCACCCACCTGGAGGACGGCGAGCCGGAGCCGGGCAGCGGCTTTCGCGAGAGCATCTGGGCGCTGGAGCGTCGCGGGCCGCCGACCGCATGA
- the cysP gene encoding thiosulfate ABC transporter substrate-binding protein CysP gives MSPLPLFRRTLVASAIALGLAGSAMAEERELLNSSYDIARELFATVNPAFQSHWEETHDDTLSIQQSHGGSSAQARAILQGLRADVVTYNQVTDVQVLADAGLVAEDWQQQLPNNASPYYSTTAFLVRKGNPLGIERWEDLAAEGVELVFPNPKTSGNGRYTYLAAWGAAERAFDDDEARVEAFMRDFLGNVKVFDTGGRGATTSFIERGIGDVLISFESEVNNIRQEYGSDDYEVIVPPVSILAEFPVAVVEENAERNGTLELARDYLEFLYAEDTQRLLAGFNYRVHDETVVAEFADRFPETELLEVEEVFGGWDAAMATHFESGGRLDQLQRR, from the coding sequence ATGTCGCCGCTGCCCCTCTTCCGCCGCACCCTCGTCGCCTCCGCCATCGCCCTGGGCCTGGCGGGCTCGGCCATGGCCGAGGAGCGCGAGCTGCTCAACTCCTCCTACGACATCGCCCGGGAGCTCTTCGCGACCGTCAACCCGGCCTTCCAGTCCCACTGGGAGGAGACGCACGACGACACCCTGAGCATTCAGCAGTCCCACGGTGGCTCCTCGGCCCAGGCCCGCGCCATCCTCCAGGGGCTGCGCGCCGACGTGGTCACCTACAACCAGGTCACCGACGTCCAGGTGCTGGCCGACGCCGGCCTGGTCGCCGAGGACTGGCAGCAGCAGCTGCCCAACAACGCCTCGCCCTACTACTCCACCACCGCCTTCCTGGTGCGCAAGGGCAACCCCCTGGGCATCGAGCGCTGGGAGGACCTGGCCGCCGAGGGCGTCGAGCTGGTGTTCCCCAACCCCAAGACCTCCGGCAACGGCCGCTACACCTACCTCGCCGCCTGGGGCGCCGCCGAGCGCGCCTTCGACGATGACGAGGCGCGGGTGGAGGCGTTCATGCGCGACTTCCTCGGCAACGTCAAGGTCTTCGACACCGGCGGCCGCGGCGCCACCACCAGCTTCATCGAGCGCGGCATCGGCGACGTGCTGATCAGCTTCGAGTCCGAGGTCAACAACATCCGCCAGGAGTACGGCAGCGATGACTACGAGGTGATCGTGCCGCCGGTCAGCATCCTGGCCGAGTTCCCGGTGGCGGTGGTCGAGGAGAACGCCGAGCGCAACGGCACCCTGGAACTCGCCCGGGACTACCTCGAGTTCCTCTACGCCGAGGACACCCAGCGGCTGCTGGCCGGCTTCAACTACCGGGTGCACGACGAGACGGTGGTGGCCGAGTTCGCCGACCGGTTCCCCGAGACCGAGCTTCTCGAGGTGGAGGAGGTCTTCGGCGGCTGGGACGCGGCCATGGCGACCCACTTCGAAAGCGGCGGTCGCCTCGACCAGCTGCAGCGCCGCTAA
- a CDS encoding TIGR04211 family SH3 domain-containing protein — translation MTIHRLKILTLGVALATLPPALHAQDAADADGGTWVSDELTTFVRSGPTDGYRIIGTLTAGEPVTVLETSGDYSRVEDGEGDVVWVLSSELQSEPSAQQRLPALETRVEELTAELAGINETWETRTATMTETLESREARIEELEARNQALEEETAQSRSTIREFQARLDTQEEDLLMRYFMYGGGVAGAGLLVGLIVPHLPRRRRKRDRWF, via the coding sequence ATGACGATACACAGACTCAAGATTCTGACACTCGGCGTCGCGCTCGCGACGCTGCCGCCCGCCCTCCACGCCCAGGACGCCGCCGATGCCGACGGCGGCACCTGGGTGTCGGACGAGCTCACCACCTTCGTGCGCAGCGGCCCGACCGACGGCTATCGGATCATCGGCACCCTGACCGCCGGGGAGCCCGTGACCGTGCTCGAGACCAGCGGCGACTACAGCCGGGTCGAGGACGGCGAGGGAGACGTCGTCTGGGTGCTCAGCAGCGAGCTCCAGTCCGAGCCCAGCGCCCAGCAGCGGCTGCCGGCCCTGGAGACCCGGGTCGAGGAGCTGACCGCGGAGCTCGCCGGCATCAACGAGACCTGGGAGACCCGCACCGCGACCATGACCGAGACCCTCGAGAGCCGCGAGGCGCGCATCGAGGAGCTCGAGGCGCGCAACCAGGCCCTCGAGGAGGAGACCGCGCAGTCGCGGTCCACCATCCGGGAGTTCCAGGCGCGCCTGGATACCCAGGAGGAGGATCTGCTGATGCGCTACTTCATGTATGGCGGCGGGGTCGCCGGGGCGGGCCTGCTGGTCGGCCTGATCGTGCCCCACCTGCCGCGGCGTCGGCGCAAGCGCGACCGCTGGTTCTGA
- the rpe gene encoding ribulose-phosphate 3-epimerase: MTDSRLDFQLAPSILSADFARLGEEVDDVLASGADIVHFDVMDNHFVPNLTIGPMVCEALRKHGVTAPIDAHLMVRPVDRLVGDFIDAGASYITFHPEASDHIDRSLQLIRDGGCQAGLVFNPATPLSYLDYVMDKVDMILLMSVNPGFGGQSFIPATLDKLREARRRIDASGRPIRLEVDGGVKVDNIAEIARAGADTFVAGSAVFKARNAADPHRYDSVIGDFRRALAGA; this comes from the coding sequence ATGACCGACTCCCGACTCGACTTCCAGCTCGCGCCCTCGATCCTCTCTGCCGACTTCGCCCGCCTGGGCGAGGAGGTCGACGACGTGCTGGCGTCCGGCGCGGACATCGTCCACTTCGACGTGATGGACAATCACTTCGTGCCCAACCTGACCATCGGCCCGATGGTCTGCGAGGCCCTGCGAAAGCACGGCGTGACCGCACCCATCGACGCCCACCTGATGGTCCGGCCGGTGGACCGCCTGGTCGGCGACTTCATCGACGCCGGGGCCAGCTACATCACCTTCCACCCCGAGGCCTCGGACCATATCGACCGCTCCCTGCAGCTGATCCGCGACGGTGGCTGCCAGGCGGGGCTGGTGTTCAATCCGGCCACGCCGCTCTCGTATCTCGACTACGTGATGGACAAGGTCGACATGATCCTGCTGATGAGCGTCAACCCGGGCTTCGGCGGCCAGTCGTTCATCCCGGCGACCCTCGACAAGCTGCGCGAGGCGCGTCGGCGCATCGACGCCTCGGGTCGCCCGATCCGCCTGGAGGTCGATGGCGGGGTCAAGGTCGACAACATCGCCGAGATCGCCCGCGCCGGTGCCGACACCTTCGTCGCCGGCTCGGCCGTGTTCAAGGCGCGCAACGCCGCCGACCCGCACCGCTACGACAGCGTCATCGGCGACTTCCGCCGGGCCCTGGCCGGCGCCTGA
- a CDS encoding sulfate/molybdate ABC transporter ATP-binding protein, with protein MSIRLEHIAKHYGPSARALEPIDLEIGDGELIGLLGPSGSGKTTLLRIMAGLESPDRDPAARIRFGERDVTRVHVRDRRIGFVFQHYALFRHMSVFDNVAFGLTVLPRRERPSSGEIRARVHRLLEMVQLERLASRYPAQLSGGQQQRVSLARALALRPEVLLLDEPFGALDAKVRQELRRWLRHLHDELGFTSVFVTHDQEEALELSDRVAVMSNGRIEQIDTPEALYRAPANRFVFEFLGDVNHLEGEVREGVLTCGEARLSVELPDGATELLMRPHELALATAPSAEANLPMTVTAVSPVGAEVRVELAADWLAEPWLATVRHADAEQLSLARGTRLFALPRRWHRFDDRATRPAPRPSLATPG; from the coding sequence ATGAGCATTCGTCTCGAGCACATCGCCAAGCACTACGGGCCGTCCGCCCGCGCCCTGGAACCGATCGACCTGGAGATCGGCGACGGCGAGCTGATCGGCCTGCTCGGCCCCTCGGGGTCGGGCAAGACCACCCTGCTGCGCATCATGGCCGGGCTCGAGTCCCCCGACCGCGACCCCGCCGCGCGCATCCGCTTCGGCGAACGCGACGTGACCCGGGTGCACGTGCGCGACCGGCGCATCGGCTTCGTCTTCCAGCACTATGCGCTGTTTCGTCACATGAGCGTCTTCGACAACGTGGCCTTCGGCCTGACGGTGCTGCCGCGCCGCGAGCGCCCCTCGTCCGGCGAGATCCGCGCCCGGGTGCACCGCCTGCTGGAGATGGTCCAGCTCGAGCGGCTGGCCAGTCGCTACCCCGCCCAGCTCTCCGGCGGCCAGCAGCAGCGGGTCTCCCTGGCCCGTGCCCTGGCCCTGCGCCCCGAGGTGCTGCTGCTCGACGAGCCCTTCGGGGCGCTGGATGCCAAGGTGCGCCAGGAGCTCCGGCGCTGGCTGCGCCACCTCCACGACGAGCTCGGCTTCACCAGCGTCTTCGTCACCCATGACCAGGAGGAGGCGCTGGAGCTCTCGGATCGCGTGGCGGTGATGAGCAACGGCCGCATCGAGCAGATCGACACCCCCGAGGCGCTCTACCGCGCCCCGGCCAACCGCTTCGTCTTCGAGTTCCTGGGCGACGTGAACCACCTGGAGGGCGAGGTGCGCGAGGGGGTGCTCACCTGCGGCGAGGCGCGCCTGTCGGTCGAGCTACCCGACGGCGCGACGGAGCTGCTGATGCGCCCCCACGAGCTGGCGCTGGCCACCGCGCCGAGCGCCGAGGCGAACCTGCCGATGACGGTCACCGCCGTCTCGCCGGTGGGCGCCGAGGTGCGGGTGGAGCTGGCCGCCGACTGGCTCGCCGAGCCGTGGCTCGCCACGGTGCGCCACGCCGACGCCGAGCAGCTCTCGCTGGCCCGCGGCACGCGCCTCTTCGCGCTGCCGCGTCGCTGGCATCGCTTCGACGATCGGGCCACGCGGCCGGCCCCGCGGCCGAGTCTCGCCACTCCGGGCTGA